The following are encoded in a window of Brockia lithotrophica genomic DNA:
- a CDS encoding GTPase — protein MTWSSTSAAPLGERPHITLFGRRNAGKSQLLNAITGQNLAIVSPVAGTTIEPVLKAMELHPREGGGRP, from the coding sequence GTGACGTGGAGTTCGACATCTGCGGCACCCCTAGGAGAACGGCCGCACATCACCCTCTTCGGGAGGCGCAACGCAGGAAAATCCCAGCTCCTCAACGCGATCACGGGGCAAAACCTCGCCATCGTTTCGCCCGTAGCCGGCACGACGATCGAACCCGTCCTCAAGGCGATGGAACTCCATCCTCGGGAAGGAGGGGGACGACCGTGA